A portion of the Calliphora vicina chromosome 5, idCalVici1.1, whole genome shotgun sequence genome contains these proteins:
- the Cam gene encoding calmodulin has protein sequence MADQLTEEQIAEFKEAFSLFDKDGDGTITTKELGTVMRSLGQNPTEAELQDMINEVDADGNGTIDFPEFLTMMARKMKDTDSEEEIREAFRVFDKDGNGFISAAELRHVMTNLGEKLTDEEVDEMIREADIDGDGQVNYEEFVTMMTSK, from the exons GCCGATCAACTAACAGAAGAACAAATCGCTGAATTCAAAGAAGCATTCTCACTTTTCGATAAAGATGGTGATGGCACCATCACAACAAAGGAATTGGGCACAGTCATGAGATCGCTCGGTCAAAATCCCACAGAAGCTGAATTGCAGGACATGATCAATGAAGTCGATGCTGATG GCAACGGCACAATTGATTTCCCTGAATTCTTGACAATGATGGCCCGTAAAATGAAGGATACCGATAGTGAAGAAGAAATCCGAGAAGCCTTCAGAGTATTCGATAAAGATGGCAACGGCTTCATTTCAGCGGCTGAGTTACGTCACGTCATGACAAATTTGGGTGAAAAGTTAACAGACGAAGAGGTCGATGAAATGATTCGAGAAGCTGATATCGATGGTGACGGTCAAGTCAATTACGAAG AATTCGTGACTATGATGACATCAAAGTGA